The proteins below come from a single Alnus glutinosa chromosome 9, dhAlnGlut1.1, whole genome shotgun sequence genomic window:
- the LOC133878156 gene encoding ran-binding protein 1 homolog a-like translates to MASTEPEHEHREDEEAAANEDEDTGAQVAPIVKLEEVAVSTGEENEETILELKAKLYRFDRDGNQWKERGAGTVKFLKHKDSNKVRLVMRQSKTLKICANHLVIATMTVQEHAGNEKSCVWHATDFADGELKNELFCIRFASIENCKTFMEKFQEVAESQSTKEEDKDTSEAAGLLENLSVEEKKTEAKSGDDTPVASEKEIKSDAEKTEKKDEEPASSS, encoded by the exons ATGGCGAGCACCGAACCCGAGCACGAGCACAGAGAGGATGAGGAGGCTGCGGCCAACGAAGACGAGGACACTGGCGCTCAGGTCGCTCCGATCGTCAAGCTAGAGGAGGTCGCCGTCTCCACTGGCGAGGAGAACGAAGAAACCATTCTCGAGCT GAAAGCGAAGCTATACCGATTCGATAGAGATGGGAACCAGTGGAAGGAGAGAGGCGCCGGTACGGTGAAATTCCTCAAGCACAAGGACTCCAACAAGGTTCGCCTTGTTATGAGGCAGTCCAAGACCCTCAAGATCTGCGCCAACCATCTCG TTATTGCGACGATGACGGTGCAGGAACACGCCGGGAACGAGAAGTCATGTGTGTGGCACGCGACCGATTTTGCCGATGGTGAATTGAAGAACGAGCTTTTCTGCATCAGATTTGCTTCCATTGAGA ACTGCAAAACCTTCATGGAGAAGTTTCAAGAAGTTGCTGAATCCCAATCAACGAAAGAGGAAGACAAAGATACATCTGAAGCTGCTGGGCTTCTTGAGAACTTGAGtgttgaagaaaagaaaacggaGGCCAAATCTGGTGATGACACCCCTGTTGCATCCGAAAAGGAAATTAAGAGCGATGCAGAAAAAACGGAGAAGAAAGATGAGGAGCCTGCTTCCTCCTCTTAA
- the LOC133876943 gene encoding potassium transporter 1, producing the protein MNPSEEFVEQGISQENLKRVSYTTVLTLAYQSLGVVYGDLSISPLYVYKTTFSGKLSLHENDEEIYGVLSFIFWTITLIALLKYVFIVMLADDNGEGGTFALYSLLCRHAGLSSLPNQQDADEKLSAYVREGSADTWQSSSLKSFFKKHQRFRKGLLIFVLLGTCMAIADGVLTPAISVLSAVSGVKLKITGLHENYVVIISCIILVGLFSLQHHGTHRVAFMFAPIATTWLLCLTGIGAYNIFRWNSHIYRALSPIYMLKFIRSASVEGWVSLGGVVLSITGVEAMFANLGHFSPLSIKIAFTFLVYPSLLLTYMGEAAFLSKHHEDIERSFYKAIPEAVFWPVFIVATFAAVVGSQAVISATFSIISQCCALNCFPRVRIVHTSSKICGQIYIPEVNWLLMCLSLAVTIGLRDTNMMGHAYGLAVTTVMFVTTCLMALVMIIVWKQKIISALAFLLLFGSMELLYISACIFKVPEGAWIALAMSSVFMAVMYVWNYGTMKKHQFDVENKVSMNRIVSLGPSLGMVRVPGIGLVYTNLVTGVPAVFGHFVTNLPAFHQVLVFVCIKSVQVPYVCEKERLLISRVGPTECRMFRCILRYGYKDLQQENYNLENRLVSGLVHFVETEEESASKATADLCGEFGNSHVEVFDSPARAITNPNHKEDRVRPSRDIQVTKSGIEHVESFLLKDESLQILTAKESGVTYVFGHSYAKAKKSSSIFKKFAIDVVYAFLSKNCRDPNTLLNVPPTSSLEVGMIYNV; encoded by the exons ATGAACCCCTCTGAAGAGTTTGTAGAACAGGGAATATCTCAAGAG AACTTGAAAAGGGTGTCCTATACAACAGTGCTCACATTGGCTTATCAAAGTCTAGGAGTGGTATATGGCGACCTCAGTATCTCCCCTCTCTATGTTTACAAGACCACCTTCTCTGGGAAGTTGAGCCTCCATGAGAATGATGAAGAGATTTATGGGGTGCTTTCCTTTATCTTCTGGACAATTACTCTCATTGCTCTCCTTAAATACGTATTCATAGTGATGTTGGCTGATGACAATGGTGAAG GTGGCACCTTTGCATTGTACTCCCTTCTCTGCCGCCATGCAGGGCTAAGCAGTCTGCCCAATCAACAAGATGCAGATGAGAAGTTGTCTGCGTATGTAAGAGAAGGATCTGCAGACACATGGCAGAGTTCTTCTCTGAAGTCATTCTTCAAGAAGCACCAAAGATTTCGCAAAGGGCTTTTGATTTTTGTACTGCTTGGAACCTGTATGGCTATTGCTGATGGGGTACTCACTCCTGCAATATCAG TTCTTTCAGCAGTTTCGGGCGTCAAATTGAAGATCACAGGACTCCATGAGA ATTATGTTGTTATTATCTCATGTATCATTCTAGTGGGGCTCTTCTCCCTTCAGCACCATGGAACACACAGAGTTGCTTTCATGTTTGCTCCAATTGCCACGACATGGCTTCTGTGTCTTACTGGCATTGGAGCATACAACATATTTCGGTGGAATTCTCATATATATCGTGCACTTTCTCCGATTTATATGTTAAAGTTCATTAGAAGCGCGAGCGTCGAAGGATGGGTGTCATTAGGAGGAGTGGTTCTTTCAATCACAG GTGTGGAGGCGATGTTTGCTAATTTGGGCCATTTCTCTCCACTCTCAATTAAG ATAGCCTTCACATTTCTGGTATATCCCTCTTTGCTTCTTACATATATGGGTGAGGCTGCATTCCTCTCTAAGCACCACGAAGATATTGAGAGAAGCTTCTACAAAGCCATACCAG AAGCTGTATTTTGGCCAGTCTTCATAGTGGCCACTTTTGCAGCCGTGGTAGGAAGTCAGGCTGTAATATCAGCTACCTTCTCCATTATAAGCCAGTGCTGTGCATTGAATTGCTTTCCCCGTGTTAGAATCGTCCATACATCCAGTAAAATATGTGGGCAAATATACATTCCTGAGGTCAATTGGTTGTTAATGTGCCTTTCCTTAGCTGTGACAATCGGACTGAGGGACACAAACATGATGGGTCATGCATATG GGCTAGCAGTCACCACTGTTATGTTTGTGACAACTTGCTTGATGGCACTGGTGATGATAATAGTATGGAAGCAGAAGATAATTAGTGCCCTTgcatttcttttgttgtttggcTCAATGGAACTGCTTTACATCTCTGCTTGCATTTTCAAGGTACCTGAGGGGGCATGGATTGCACTTGCAATGTCTTCTGTCTTTATGGCTGTAATGTATGTATGGAACTATGGAACAATGAAGAAACACCAGTTTGATGTGGAGAACAAGGTTTCAATGAATAGGATAGTTTCTTTAGGGCCAAGCCTAGGCATGGTCAGGGTCCCTGGAATTGGACTTGTATACACTAATCTGGTAACTGGGGTCCCAGCTGTTTTTGGACACTTTGTGACTAATTTACCTGCATTTCATCAGGTGCTTGTTTTCGTTTGCATAAAGTCTGTCCAAGTTCCCTATGTTTGTGAAAAGGAACGACTTCTCATTAGTAGAGTAGGCCCAACGGAGTGCAGAATGTTCAGGTGCATCTTGAGATATGGTTACAAGGATCTGCaacaagaaaattataatttagaaaACAGACTGGTGTCTGGACTGGTACATTTTGTAGAAACTGAGGAAGAAAGTGCATCAAAAGCAACAGCTGATTTATGTGGGGAGTTTGGGAACTCGCATGTTGAAGTCTTTGATTCTCCGGCGCGTGCCATCACAAATCCAAATCATAAAGAGGACAGAGTGAGGCCTTCACGCGATATTCAAGTGACGAAATCTGGAATCGAGCATGTGGAAAGTTTTCTTCTTAAGGATGAGTCTCTGCAAATTCTAACAGCTAAAGAATCCGGTGTCACTTATGTCTTCGGGCATTCCTATGCAAAGGCAAAGAAGTCATCTTCCATTTTCAAGAAATTTGCTATTGATGTAGTATATGCTTTTCTGAGCAAGAACTGTAGAGATCCTAATACTCTTTTGAACGTGCCTCCTACATCTTCCCTGGAAGTTGGTATGATTTACAATGTCTAA
- the LOC133878397 gene encoding pyruvate decarboxylase 2-like, whose amino-acid sequence METAMGMLDSCKPCNSDVGSPPQNGTTSIQSSHPTPPAIASSPDATLGRHLAHRLVQIGVSDVFSVPGDFNLTLLDHLIAEPGLNNIGCCNELNAGYAADGYARARGVGACVVTFTVGGLSVLNAIAGAYSENLPVICIVGGPNTNDFGTNRILHHTIGLPDFSQELQCFKPVTCFQAVVNNLDEAHELIDTAISTALKESKPVYISISCNLPAIPHPTFSREPIPFSLTPRLMSNKMGLEAAVEATAAFLNKAVKPVMVGGPKLRVAKACDAFVELADACGYALSVMPSAKGLLPENHPHFIGTYWGAVSTGFCAEIVESADAYLFAGPIFNDYSSVGYSLLLKKEKAIIVQPDRVIVANGPAFGCILMKDFLQALAKRLSRNTTAYENYHRIYIPDGLPLKCEPNEPLRVNVLFKHIQNMLSSDTAVIAETGDSWFNCQKLKLPQGCGYEFQMQYGSIGWSVGATLGYAQSVPNKRVIACIGDGSFQMTAQDVSTMLRCGQKSIIFLINNGGYTIEVEIHDGPYNVIKNWNYTGLVDSIHNGQGKCWTTKVHCEEELIEAIETATGEKKDCFCFIEVIVHKDDTSKELLEWGSRVSSANSRPPNPQ is encoded by the exons ATGGAAACCGCAATGGGAATGCTAGACTCATGCAAACCCTGCAACAGCGACGTGGGCAGCCCTCCCCAGAATGGCACAACCTCAATCCAAAGCTCTCACCCTACTCCTCCTGCCATTGCATCATCCCCCGACGCCACGCTCGGCCGCCACCTCGCCCACCGGCTTGTCCAGATCGGCGTCAGCGATGTGTTCTCCGTGCCGGGTGACTTCAACCTTACTCTTCTCGACCACCTCATTGCTGAGCCTGGTCTCAACAACATCGGGTGCTGCAATGAACTCAACGCTGGCTATGCTGCTGATGGCTACGCCAGGGCTCGTGGGGTTGGCGCATGCGTTGTCACCTTCACTGTGGGCGGCCTCAGCGTTCTCAACGCCATTGCTGGGGCTTACAGTGAGAACCTTCCCGTTATCTGTATTGTTGGAGGGCCAAATACGAACGATTTTGGCACAAACCGAATTCTTCACCATACCATTGGATTACCGGATTTCAGCCAAGAACTTCAATGCTTCAAGCCTGTTACTTGCTTTCAG GCTGTAGTGAATAACTTGGACGAGGCGCACGAACTGATTGATACAGCCATATCAACTGCTTTGAAAGAAAGCAAGCCTGTCTATATCAGTATCAGTTGCAATTTGCCTGCCATCCCTCATCCAACTTTCAGCAGGGAGCCCATTCCATTTTCTCTGACACCCAG ATTGATGAGCAACAAGATGGGGCTAGAAGCCGCCGTAGAGGCAACAGCAGCCTTTTTGAACAAGGCGGTGAAGCCCGTGATGGTGGGCGGGCCAAAACTCCGAGTTGCAAAGGCTTGTGACGCCTTTGTTGAACTGGCTGATGCTTGTGGCTATGCCCTTTCTGTCATGCCATCAGCAAAAGGGTTGCTGCCGGAGAACCACCCCCACTTCATTGGGACATATTGGGGCGCAGTGAGCACTGGCTTCTGTGCTGAGATTGTTGAATCTGCTGACGCATACCTTTTTGCCGGGCCAATCTTTAACGACTACAGCTCTGTCGGCTACTCCCTCCTCCTCAAGAAGGAGAAGGCAATCATTGTACAGCCTGATCGCGTGATAGTCGCCAATGGCCCTGCTTTCGGGTGTATCCTAATGAAGGACTTCCTTCAGGCACTCGCGAAAAGGCTCAGCCGCAACACGACTGCTTATGAAAATTACCACCGCATCTACATCCCCGACGGGCTTCCTCTTAAATGTGAGCCTAACGAGCCATTGAGGGTCAATGTTCTCTTTAAGCATATACAGAACATGCTCTCAAGCGACACTGCCGTGATTGCTGAGACAGGAGATTCCTGGTTTAACTGCCAGAAACTGAAGTTGCCTCAAGGATGTGG ATATGAATTCCAGATGCAATATGGCTCGATCGGGTGGTCTGTTGGTGCAACCCTCGGCTATGCTCAGTCGGTACCAAATAAGCGTGTCATCGCTTGCATTGGTGATGGGAGCTTCCAG ATGACTGCACAAGATGTCTCAACGATGTTACGTTGTGGGCAAAAGAGCATCATCTTCCTCATAAACAATGGTGGATACACCATTGAAGTTGAGATCCATGATGGCCCGTACAACGTGATCAAGAACTGGAACTACACTGGGTTAGTGGATTCAATCCACAATGGGCAAGGAAAGTGCTGGACAACAAAG GTTCATTGCGAAGAGGAGCTAATTGAGGCAATTGAAACAGCTACAGGGGAGAAGAAAGACTGCTTCTGCTTCATAGAAGTGATTGTACACAAGGATGATACCAGCAAAGAGTTGCTTGAATGGGGGTCTAGGGTCTCTTCAGCCAATAGCCGCCCACCAAATCCTCAATGA